One stretch of Cheilinus undulatus linkage group 5, ASM1832078v1, whole genome shotgun sequence DNA includes these proteins:
- the rnf214 gene encoding RING finger protein 214, whose protein sequence is MEANGLTASVASGEHEAESLTQEEENLKIALASMTVEDLLRDQDVQTDNNRDELGVNTDLDWESQVAAMLEYSSTLTEEYESLRKKQDEEEQAKEKHKQQLQKKKEEATRQHQALLDKLESLRVKLQLNNSKATRKNFLAKKQEMTSEKTRAEEERNRLAKELEESESKLSALTEEQSEEHRRWQEELEELREEMERVRKEAQESELQALKDEIAAVEKQRIVAMEHIDSWFKEVGQYLSILRVEFPQQYTHEKQKWEKNEGMVQKNKMELQSRFQEVLQQLKQGRELESLPRISVPSLPQVPMAELRFRQVMQPLFRPQFRPPPPPHHMNRPLPPQRHPHFHPPPPHHYPLYRHRFHHPPPPHHFQPPFPPQHHPPPPLQPHIRAPMRVTPPPSISPSPPVQPVSPSPPPPSAAAVPAQPSASAGKLDKVLEKLGTRFPQCNRAQLTSLLQQVKISRGTLAGMSMEEVTEQVGIKLAQGERPAPGPISRPTPPGPIQRPSSSPQRAATGGGGGGGGGGGQSVGPRKLCLMCQNHVDPESRHPLSCSHVIHRDCIRVWLQSSKNNSCPFCQAK, encoded by the exons ATGGAGGCTAACGGTCTAACGGCTAGCGTGGCTTCAGGAGAGCATGAGGCCGAAAGTCTGACCCAGGAGGAAGAAAACCTGAAGATAGCTTTAGCAAGCATGACAGTGGAAG ACCTGCTGCGAGATCAGGATGTGCAGACGGACAACAACAGGGACGAGCTCGGCGTCAACACAGACCTGGACTGGGAGAGTCAGGTGGCTGCTATGTTGGAGTACAGCTCCACCCTGACGGAGGAATACGAGAGTCTGAGGAAGAAGCAGGACGAGGAGGAGCAAGCAAaggagaaacacaaacaacaactgcagaagaagaaggaggaggctACTCGCCAGCACCAG GCTCTTCTGGACAAGCTAGAGTCTCTTCGGGTGAAGCTGCAGCTGAACAACTCAAAAGCCACAAGGAAAAACTTCTTAGCaaagaaacaggaaatgacCTCAGAGAAGaccagagcagaggaggagagaaacag GTTGGCCaaagagctggaggagagcGAGTCGAAGCTGAGTGCTCTCACAGAGGAGCAGAGCGAGGAGCATCGCAGGTGGCAGGAGGAACTGGAGGAGCTGAGGGAGGAGATGGAGCGAGTGAGGAAGGAGGCGCAGGAGTCCGAGCTGCAGGCGCTAAAGGACGAGATCGCTGCTGTGGAGAAGCAGAGAATCGTCGCCATGGAGCACATTGACTCCTGGTTCAAAGAG GTGGGACAGTACCTGAGCATTCTCCGAGTGGAGTTCCCACAGCAGTACACCCATGAGAAGCAGAAGTGGGAGAAGAATGAGGGCATGGTGCAGAAGAACAAGATGGAGCTGCAGAGTCGTTTTCAGGAGGTTCTGCAGCAGCTGAAGCAGGGTCGAGAGTTGGAGTCTCTGCCCAGGATCAGCGTGCCGTCTCTGCCACAGGTTCCCATG GCCGAACTGAGATTCCGCCAGGTCATGCAGCCTCTGTTCCGCCCTCAGTTCAGACCCCCGCCTCCTCCACACCACATGAACCGACCCCTTCCTCCTCAGAGACACCCACACTTCCACCCCCCGCCCCCTCACCACTACCCCCTGTACCGCCACCGTTTCCACCACCCACCACCTCCACATCACTTCCAACCACCATTCCCACCTCAGCACCATCCTCCACCGCCGCTCCAGCCCCACATCAGAGCTCCAATGAGGGTGACTCCTCCCCCCAGTATTTCTCCATCTCCACCTGTTCAGCctgtctctccttctcctcctcctccctctgctgctgctgttccaGCTCAACCCTCCGCTTCTGCTGGCAAATTAGACAAAGTCCTGGAGAAGCTCGGGACTCGTTTCCCACAATGCAACAGAGCTCAGCTGACGTCGTTGCTGCAGCAGGTGAAGATCTCCCGCGGCACACTTGCCGGTATGTCCATGGAGGAGGTGACTGAGCAGGTCGGCATTAAGTTGGCCCAGGGCGAGAGGCCGGCTCCTGGTCCAATCAGCCGCCCCACTCCTCCCGGCCCCATCCAAAGACCGTCATCCTCCCCTCAGAGGGCCgccacaggaggaggaggaggaggaggaggaggaggaggtcagAGCGTCGGGCCCCGTAAACTCTGCCTTATGTGTCAGAACCACGTGGATCCAGAGAGCCGCCATCCACTCAGCTGTTCCCACGTCATCCACAGAGACTGCATTCGAGTGTGGCTGCAGTCCAGCAAGAACAACTCCTGCCCCTTCTGCCAGGCCAAGTGA